From the Bacteroidota bacterium genome, one window contains:
- a CDS encoding HAD hydrolase family protein, producing the protein MTMKNFKSLLSNITTFVFDVDGVLTNGQLLVTEEGMLLRSMNIKDGYALQLAIKKGYEVIIISGANAPGVPLRLKNLGITKLFFGVQNKLKTLQSIVTPLQIESHQILCMGDDMPDIGMMEWCGIAACPADAVAQVTELCIYQSQLAGGMGCVRDVIEQTLRLHNNWE; encoded by the coding sequence TTGACTATGAAAAATTTTAAATCACTTTTATCCAACATTACAACATTCGTATTTGATGTTGATGGAGTACTTACCAATGGGCAACTGCTTGTAACAGAAGAGGGCATGCTGCTTCGCAGCATGAACATCAAAGATGGCTATGCACTTCAACTTGCTATAAAAAAAGGCTATGAGGTAATTATTATTTCGGGCGCAAATGCACCCGGTGTTCCATTACGATTAAAAAATTTAGGTATCACAAAACTATTTTTCGGAGTACAAAATAAATTAAAAACTTTACAAAGCATAGTAACACCGTTACAAATAGAATCGCACCAAATTTTATGTATGGGCGATGACATGCCCGATATAGGTATGATGGAATGGTGCGGCATTGCTGCATGCCCGGCCGATGCGGTGGCGCAGGTAACTGAATTATGTATTTATCAATCGCAACTTGCAGGAGGTATGGGCTGCGTGCGCGATGTGATTGAACAAACCCTCCGCCTTCATAATAACTGGGAATAA
- the fabD gene encoding ACP S-malonyltransferase, whose amino-acid sequence MGSQFAGMGKELYESNALAKEMFEQGNELLGFRITDIMFTGSDEELRQTKVTQPSIFLHSVIAARVLGSDFNPDMVAGHSLGEFSALVANKALSFESGTKLVLERALAMQAACEQIPGTMAAILGLDDAVVESICQEIDGIVVCANYNCPGQLVISGSITAIDEACTRMSAAGAKRALKLVVGGAFHSPLMEPARARLAAAIDATEFSTPVCPVYQNVNGKPHTDATEIKANLVAQLTAPVRWTQSVQQMIADGATSFTETGPGKVLQGLIKKIDKNAAIV is encoded by the coding sequence ATGGGATCTCAGTTTGCAGGCATGGGCAAAGAATTATATGAAAGCAATGCACTAGCAAAAGAAATGTTTGAGCAAGGTAATGAACTGTTAGGATTCAGAATTACTGATATTATGTTTACCGGCAGCGATGAAGAACTACGACAAACTAAAGTTACACAGCCATCCATATTTTTACACTCGGTAATTGCTGCTCGCGTATTAGGTAGCGACTTCAATCCGGATATGGTTGCGGGGCATTCGCTGGGAGAATTTTCGGCACTTGTAGCAAACAAGGCATTAAGTTTTGAAAGCGGCACCAAACTGGTGCTTGAACGCGCGCTTGCTATGCAGGCTGCATGCGAACAAATACCCGGCACAATGGCAGCAATTCTTGGTCTTGACGATGCAGTGGTCGAGTCCATTTGCCAAGAAATAGATGGCATCGTAGTGTGTGCAAACTACAACTGCCCGGGGCAGTTGGTAATATCGGGAAGCATTACAGCTATAGACGAAGCATGCACACGCATGAGTGCTGCCGGTGCCAAACGTGCCTTAAAACTTGTAGTGGGTGGCGCCTTTCATTCACCTTTGATGGAACCTGCACGTGCACGCCTTGCAGCTGCAATTGATGCTACTGAATTTTCTACCCCTGTATGCCCCGTATATCAAAATGTAAATGGAAAGCCGCATACAGATGCGACTGAAATAAAAGCAAACCTAGTGGCACAACTTACCGCACCGGTTAGATGGACACAAAGTGTTCAGCAAATGATTGCTGATGGTGCTACTTCCTTTACCGAAACAGGCCCGGGCAAAGTATTGCAAGGTTTGATTAAAAAAATTGATAAAAATGCGGCAATCGTATAA
- a CDS encoding transposase, with translation MSTNESLYLGSIILHAKQYALGIRAHWGIENSLHYLKDVTFKEDGSKINSGNAPEIMSLVTNLVINVFRINFETTIKKAT, from the coding sequence ATGTCCACTAACGAATCATTGTATCTGGGCAGCATAATTTTACACGCTAAACAATATGCGCTTGGCATAAGAGCCCACTGGGGAATCGAAAACTCGCTTCATTATTTAAAAGATGTTACCTTCAAAGAAGATGGATCAAAAATTAATAGCGGCAATGCACCAGAGATCATGTCATTAGTTACAAATTTAGTCATCAACGTTTTTCGCATAAATTTTGAAACCACAATAAAGAAGGCAACCTGA
- a CDS encoding DUF559 domain-containing protein gives MNGKSAEAFLWNYLKNKILEGGEFRKQFSNDHFILCFFCASVKIAIKLNGQSHCDMQGVLNDEKRDSKLTQPGITVLRFGNKATQCTGWLLK, from the coding sequence ATCAATGGCAAAAGTGCCGAAGCCTTTCTGTGGAACTATTTGAAAAATAAAATACTGGAGGGCGGTGAATTCAGAAAACAATTTTCCAATGACCATTTTATACTTTGCTTTTTCTGTGCTTCAGTAAAAATTGCAATTAAGCTTAATGGCCAATCTCATTGTGATATGCAAGGAGTGTTGAATGATGAAAAAAGAGACTCAAAACTCACTCAACCCGGGATTACTGTTTTGAGATTTGGAAACAAAGCGACTCAATGCACCGGGTGGCTTTTAAAATGA
- a CDS encoding ChaN family lipoprotein, whose product MKLNKEVTLNDIAEEMKNYNVLFFGEEHNDSVAHYLENKMLDMLHQKFSNQTTLSMEMFDRDVQTVMNEYLNGSIREKNFTKDARAWSNYKDYRPMVEFARNNKLDIVCANSPSRYTNLAGRKGQSALR is encoded by the coding sequence GTGAAACTTAACAAAGAAGTTACACTTAATGACATTGCCGAGGAAATGAAAAATTACAATGTTCTTTTCTTTGGCGAAGAACACAATGACTCCGTTGCTCATTATCTTGAAAACAAAATGCTTGACATGCTCCATCAGAAATTTTCCAATCAGACTACACTTTCGATGGAAATGTTTGACAGAGATGTGCAGACAGTAATGAATGAATATCTTAACGGAAGCATTCGAGAGAAAAATTTTACAAAAGATGCAAGAGCATGGAGCAATTATAAAGATTATAGACCTATGGTTGAGTTTGCCAGGAACAATAAATTAGATATAGTTTGTGCTAATTCACCAAGCCGTTATACTAATCTTGCCGGCAGGAAAGGACAATCAGCATTGAGGTAA
- a CDS encoding ChaN family lipoprotein — MPYDTASGKYYEKLMTLTSHDATPSTDTSVKKMPPIMPMGGFNLIMGQSLWDETMAYSISQYLKKNKEKKVLHVNGRFHSDEGFAIVTQLKKYSPKVTSLIISTGTDESFPNIDWNKHKHLGDYIIITDPAVPKTYKE; from the coding sequence TTGCCTTATGACACAGCATCGGGAAAATATTACGAAAAGCTTATGACGCTAACTTCGCATGATGCAACTCCAAGTACCGACACATCGGTAAAAAAAATGCCACCAATAATGCCTATGGGAGGATTTAATTTGATAATGGGACAATCGCTTTGGGATGAAACTATGGCGTATTCCATATCACAATACCTGAAAAAGAATAAAGAAAAAAAAGTGCTGCATGTTAACGGTCGCTTTCACAGTGATGAAGGATTTGCAATTGTAACACAACTAAAAAAATACAGTCCAAAAGTAACATCACTCATCATTTCAACAGGGACAGATGAGTCATTTCCAAACATTGACTGGAACAAGCATAAACACCTTGGCGACTACATTATCATCACAGACCCTGCTGTTCCAAAGACTTACAAAGAATAG
- a CDS encoding MarR family transcriptional regulator, producing the protein MNKVKIDKSYGRTLGVAYTYVFRQLAKHMKEKNLPITPDQFRVLTHLWQHDGCSQQVLAAGSHRDRANITRIIDILEREGIVERTDHESDRRIFKIHLTKKGKAIENDAMACGQAAIDDSLKGISKSDLEVCMKVLNKTIENLKTNQK; encoded by the coding sequence ATGAATAAGGTAAAAATTGATAAGTCGTACGGACGAACATTGGGAGTAGCATATACATATGTGTTCAGGCAATTGGCTAAACATATGAAAGAGAAAAATCTTCCTATTACACCAGACCAATTCCGTGTGCTTACACATTTGTGGCAGCATGACGGATGTTCGCAACAAGTATTAGCAGCAGGTAGCCATCGTGATAGGGCCAATATTACACGCATTATCGACATTCTTGAAAGAGAGGGTATAGTAGAAAGAACAGACCATGAAAGCGACCGCAGAATATTTAAAATTCATTTGACAAAAAAAGGAAAAGCCATTGAAAACGATGCCATGGCATGTGGTCAGGCAGCTATTGATGACTCATTAAAAGGCATCAGCAAAAGCGACTTAGAAGTTTGTATGAAGGTGCTTAATAAAACCATTGAAAATTTAAAAACAAATCAAAAATAA
- a CDS encoding OsmC family protein, with product MLNMAKVIAKNSGVHYKTVIRSSSNELFADEPENNGGHDEGFSPEELLASALASCTCITLRMYADRKKWKLEDVEAEVDFSFNNELNKSTIQRKIKLTGDLSEAEKKRLYIIAEKCFVHKV from the coding sequence ATGCTTAACATGGCAAAGGTTATAGCTAAAAATAGTGGGGTACATTATAAAACTGTTATACGTTCATCATCAAATGAATTGTTTGCTGATGAGCCTGAAAATAATGGCGGCCATGATGAAGGCTTTTCTCCCGAAGAATTATTAGCATCTGCCCTTGCCTCCTGCACTTGTATCACTTTGCGAATGTATGCGGATAGAAAAAAATGGAAGCTTGAAGATGTTGAAGCAGAAGTCGACTTTTCATTTAATAATGAATTAAATAAATCAACCATTCAGAGAAAAATAAAACTTACCGGAGATTTATCAGAAGCAGAAAAGAAGCGGTTATATATTATAGCAGAAAAATGTTTTGTACATAAAGTGTAA
- a CDS encoding (4Fe-4S)-binding protein has product MREITKKYTNGEVTIVWQPNVCIHSAICWRGENALPQVFNPGEKPWIKPEGAATNRIIEQIKQCPSGALSYYMNNEEQKNTEITAESIVEIAPNGPLLVYGNITVKDAEGNTTQKNKVTAFCRCGASTNKPYCDGAHRKIDFVG; this is encoded by the coding sequence ATGAGAGAAATAACAAAAAAATATACCAATGGAGAGGTAACCATTGTGTGGCAACCAAACGTATGCATTCACTCAGCTATTTGTTGGCGGGGCGAAAATGCATTACCTCAGGTTTTTAATCCTGGAGAGAAACCATGGATAAAACCCGAAGGCGCAGCAACGAATAGAATTATTGAACAAATTAAACAATGCCCGAGTGGCGCTTTATCTTATTATATGAATAACGAAGAACAAAAAAATACCGAAATCACAGCGGAGAGCATAGTTGAAATTGCTCCCAATGGCCCCTTATTAGTTTACGGTAATATTACTGTGAAAGATGCAGAAGGCAATACAACACAGAAAAACAAAGTGACCGCATTTTGTAGATGTGGGGCATCAACTAACAAACCTTATTGTGACGGTGCACACAGAAAAATAGATTTTGTAGGATAA
- a CDS encoding pirin family protein, which produces MHYLFRGNLDRLHKQDAWKKSAYAFVPYQTNFGELCGFADDVVEAGQGFGMHPHQNMEVSTILISGSQAHKDNTGSEGIIIENCVQTMSAGTGIMHSEFNASKTESFHSFQIWVYPKIENVKPQHGKFSYQTDDKLNKVLLALSPDGRNETGLINQDAFFSVSRLEKEKSVNYQMNLKR; this is translated from the coding sequence ATGCATTATTTATTTAGAGGCAATTTAGACCGCCTTCACAAGCAGGATGCATGGAAAAAAAGCGCCTATGCTTTTGTTCCCTATCAAACCAACTTTGGTGAGTTATGTGGCTTTGCTGATGATGTGGTTGAAGCCGGACAAGGCTTTGGTATGCATCCACATCAAAACATGGAGGTAAGTACTATCTTAATTTCTGGTTCACAAGCACATAAAGACAATACGGGTAGCGAAGGTATAATCATTGAAAATTGTGTTCAAACGATGAGTGCCGGAACGGGCATTATGCATAGTGAATTTAATGCATCCAAAACAGAATCATTTCACAGCTTTCAAATTTGGGTTTATCCAAAAATTGAAAACGTAAAACCGCAACATGGAAAATTTAGTTATCAAACTGATGACAAACTAAACAAAGTTCTTCTTGCACTTTCACCTGATGGTAGAAATGAAACAGGACTCATAAATCAGGATGCATTCTTTAGTGTTTCAAGATTGGAGAAAGAAAAATCGGTTAATTATCAAATGAATTTAAAAAGGTAA
- a CDS encoding pirin family protein codes for MQKQIKKIINLTLKPNQMGFTSVDMFHNEFAFEPFLVFTEFHMDKAIFGPHPHAGVSVMTYMMPDSKGSFLNRDSRGDKSIIEPGGIHVTQAGSGVKHDEVPAIDGIDCHGFQIWINHSDKNRLVEPKAFHAFSKDVPEYNSDNIKLRVLQGTYENLTSSIDLVTKTILFDITLQPNSSIELNTKEMAFIHLLAGEITISERAISSSSMITFEKTGDKIKVNSGSQTSNFLFASGTPHNEPIVHGGPFVMTTHEQMTATQQRLQRGEMGTLLPL; via the coding sequence TTGCAAAAACAAATAAAAAAAATAATCAACCTGACTTTAAAACCAAACCAAATGGGTTTTACTTCGGTAGATATGTTTCATAATGAATTTGCCTTTGAACCGTTTTTGGTTTTTACAGAGTTTCATATGGACAAAGCAATTTTTGGGCCTCACCCTCACGCAGGTGTATCTGTAATGACTTATATGATGCCCGATAGCAAAGGTTCATTTCTTAATCGAGACAGTCGTGGTGATAAAAGTATTATTGAGCCGGGTGGAATACATGTAACACAAGCAGGTAGTGGTGTAAAGCACGATGAAGTGCCAGCTATTGATGGAATTGATTGTCATGGTTTTCAAATTTGGATAAACCATTCTGACAAAAACAGGTTGGTAGAACCAAAAGCATTTCATGCTTTTTCTAAAGATGTTCCTGAATACAATTCGGACAATATAAAATTGAGAGTCTTACAAGGCACTTATGAAAACTTAACTTCTTCAATAGATTTGGTAACGAAGACCATATTATTTGACATTACGTTACAACCAAATTCAAGTATTGAACTCAACACCAAAGAAATGGCGTTTATTCATTTATTAGCAGGAGAAATTACAATTTCCGAAAGAGCGATTAGTAGTTCGTCAATGATAACATTTGAGAAAACAGGCGACAAAATAAAAGTTAATTCGGGTAGCCAAACTTCAAATTTTCTATTTGCATCAGGCACACCACACAACGAACCCATTGTTCACGGAGGACCTTTTGTAATGACAACTCACGAGCAAATGACAGCAACTCAACAAAGACTGCAACGTGGAGAAATGGGAACTTTACTTCCACTTTAA
- a CDS encoding SDR family oxidoreductase, translating to MTGASNGIGLELAKVHASKGGDLVLVARNKSKLDELKTELEKQYKISVYTIGKDLSANNSAQEVYDETTKANIQIDYLINNAGFGDYGMFVETDWNKELQMINLNITTLTQFTKLYLQDMVKRKSGKIMNVASTAAFQSGPIMAVYFATKAYVLSFSEAVDNEVSDKGVTVTTLCPGATESGFQAAAAMDESNLVKGKKLPTSKEVAEYGYKAMIKGKTVAIHGMMNWILANSVRFTPRALVVKITRKIQDKSI from the coding sequence ATTACAGGAGCATCCAACGGAATTGGATTAGAATTAGCAAAAGTTCACGCATCAAAAGGTGGTGATTTAGTTTTGGTAGCTAGAAACAAATCTAAACTAGATGAACTTAAAACAGAATTAGAAAAGCAGTACAAAATTTCTGTATACACTATTGGAAAAGACCTTTCTGCAAATAATTCTGCACAGGAAGTATATGACGAAACAACTAAAGCAAATATTCAAATTGACTATTTGATAAACAATGCAGGTTTTGGTGATTATGGAATGTTTGTAGAAACAGACTGGAACAAAGAATTACAAATGATAAATTTGAACATTACTACCTTAACGCAGTTTACCAAGTTGTATTTACAAGATATGGTTAAGCGCAAGAGTGGAAAAATAATGAATGTTGCTTCCACTGCAGCATTTCAATCCGGACCGATCATGGCAGTTTATTTTGCTACTAAAGCTTACGTTTTAAGTTTTTCGGAAGCAGTTGATAATGAAGTGAGCGATAAAGGAGTAACGGTTACAACACTTTGTCCGGGTGCTACTGAAAGTGGTTTCCAGGCAGCCGCAGCAATGGATGAAAGTAATTTAGTGAAAGGTAAAAAACTTCCAACATCGAAAGAAGTTGCAGAATATGGTTACAAAGCAATGATTAAAGGTAAAACTGTTGCTATTCATGGAATGATGAATTGGATTTTAGCAAATTCTGTACGTTTTACACCAAGAGCATTGGTTGTGAAAATCACTCGCAAAATTCAAGATAAGTCTATTTAA